From Astatotilapia calliptera chromosome 19, fAstCal1.2, whole genome shotgun sequence, a single genomic window includes:
- the nat8 gene encoding probable N-acetyltransferase CML1 — MDNIQIRKFNDEDADVVKELFTLGMSEHVPSSFVHVLKQPLTQMVLMCMFCALLTSSKSFLLPVLAVTFCLAGARQMVVYMFNKYIESTLRKDLNNISETYLKGKDSCFWVADSDGRVVGSVACLPAEDAPGCLKLKRMSVRRSHRGMGIAKALCRTVAEFTRDRGYGAVILQTSVVQTDAQKLYEHMGYKKIREFVVPEFLAKILNFTLLEYRLDLQQD; from the coding sequence ATGGACAACATTCAGATCCGGAAGTTTAATGATGAAGATGCTGATGTTGTGAAGGAGCTCTTCACCTTGGGGATGAGTGAGCATGTGCCTTCATCCTTTGTGCACGTTCTGAAGCAGCCACTGACCCAGATGGTCCTCATGTGCATGTTCTGCGCTCTCCTGACCAGCTCTAAGTCCTTCTTGCTTCCCGTCTTGGCCGTCACCTTCTGCCTGGCTGGAGCCCGGCAGATGGTCGTCTACATGTTCAACAAATACATCGAATCCACGCTCAGAAAGGACCTCAACAACATCAGTGAGACCTACCTGAAAGGGAAAGACTCATGCTTTTGGGTGGCTGATAGCGATGGCCGGGTAGTGGGTTCGGTGGCTTGTCTTCCTGCTGAGGATGCTCCTGGTTGCTTGAAGCTGAAACGCATGTCGGTCCGCCGCAGTCACCGCGGGATGGGCATCGCAAAGGCTCTGTGTCGTACAGTGGCTGAATTTACTCGCGACAGGGGTTACGGAGCTGTAATACTGCAGACTTCTGTGGTGCAGACAGATGCTCAGAAGCTGTACGAGCACATGGGCTACAAAAAGATAAGAGAGTTTGTCGTTCCAGAGTTTCTTGCCAAAATCCTAAACTTCACCCTGCTTGAGTACAGACTTGATTTACAGCAGGACTGA